The Nerophis ophidion isolate RoL-2023_Sa linkage group LG05, RoL_Noph_v1.0, whole genome shotgun sequence genomic interval atgttgtctgtctatctgtgtaggccctgtgttgaggggcgacttgtccagggtgtaccccgccttccgcccgatcgtagctgagataggcaccagcgccccccgcatccccaaaggaaataaggggtaggaaaatggatggatggatggctacaaagtaaacaaaaacagaatgctggacaacagcaaaaacttacagcgtgtggagcattttaccatgaatttatAAAAAcgtcgaccccgacttaaacaagttgaaaaatgtattggggtgttaccatttagtggtcaattgtacggaatatgtactgtactgtgcaatctactaatacaagtttcagtcaatcaatcaaagcagagacagcgcccacaaagtacatccgtacatgacatgagaaccaacaatgtccccacaaagaaggatagcgtacacacaacttaaatagtcttgattgcaaaaacaaagcaggtgcgggcaatAGCACTCAAGGGAAGGCGTGCAGCTGCTCCAGGAgaacaccaacacaacaggaagagtcaccaaaataacagcgcaagaccgaaactaaaacaccacacacaggaaacaacaacaaacttggtgaagtttcatttttttttaaccctttattgcaggtggtgtgcctccgtattttcaatcaatcaatcaatcaatgtttacttatatagccctaaatcactagtgtctcaaagggctgcacaaaccactacgacatcctcagcaggcccacataagggcaaggaaaactcacacccagtagggacgtcggtgacaatgatgactatgagaaccttggagaggaccatatatgtgggcaacccaacaccccccccctcccccctcctctaggggaccgaaagcaatggatgtcgagcgtgtctaacatgatactgtgaaaagttcagtccatagtggatccaacacagtcgcgagagtccagtccaaagcggatccaacacagcagcgagagtcccgttcacagcggagccagcaggaaaccatcccaagcggaggcggatcagcagcgcagagatgtccccagccgatacacaggcgagcaatacatggccaccggatcggaccggaccccctccacaagggagagtgggacataggagaaaaagaaaagaaacggcagatcaactggtctaaaaagggctagagtatacaaatgagttttaaggtgagacttaaatgcttctactgaggtggcatctcgaacttttaccgggagggcattccagagtactggagcccgaacggaaaacgctctatagcccgcagacttttttggagctttgggaatcactaataagccggagtcctttgaacgcagatttcttgccgggacatatggtacaatacaatcggcaagataggctggagttagaccgtgtagtattttatacgtaagtagtaaaaccttaaagtcacatcttaagtgcacaggaagccagtgcaggtgagccagtacaggcgtaatgtgatcaaactttcttgttcttgtcaaaagtctagcagccgcattttgtaccaactgtaatcttttaatgctagacatggggagacccgaaaataatacgttacagttttGAAAATATAAATGTgcctatattggatccactttggactggactcccaccattatgttggattcacactatagattggactttcacaatatcatgttagacccgctcgacatccattgctttcggtcccctagagcagtgggggtacgcgtaccctaagggggtacttgaaggtatgccaaggggtacgtgatattttttttaagtattctaaaaatattaacaattcaaaaatcctttataaatatatgtattcaataataattcaacaaaatatgaatgtgagttcataaactgtgaaaaaaatacaacaatgcaatcaatattcagtgttgacagctagattttttttgtggacatgttacataaatattgatgttaaagatctatttttttgtggagaaatgtttagaattaagttcatgaatctaaattgatctctgttacaatccccaaagagggcactttaagttgatgattacttctatgtgtagaaatctttatttataattgaatcacttgtttaattttcaacaagtttttcgttatttgtatatctttttttccaaatagttcaagaaagaccacaacaaatgagcaatattttgcactgttatacaattttatcaatcagaaactgatgacaaagtgctgtattttacttctttatatctttttttcaaccaaaaatgctttgctctgattaaaggatacttgattttaaaaaaatttcacagggggtacatcactgaaaaaaggttgagaaccactgccctagaagtttgaccacatatgcggtcctctccaaggtttctcatagtcatcattgtcactgtcaccgacgtcccatcgagtgtgagtttttccttgcccttatgtgggctctaccgaggatgtcgttgtgggttgtgcagccctttgagacacttgtgatttagggctatatactgtaaataaacattgattgattgatatgtgcttcagcatcagctgacccctctctgtcagtttatgtggcctacaacttggtggctgacttgctgttgttcccaaactcttccattttcttataataaagttgaatttGGAATATTAAGGAGCGAGAACATTTTTCGACTAATATGTGGCACAGTCAGCATCTTATgatagttccacgctggaaatcactgggagcggcccattctttcacaaatgtttgtagaaacagtctccatgcctaggtgcttgattttatacaagtgattaggacacctgattctcatcattgggacaggtggccaaatacttttggcaatatagtgtactttgagacaagagccgTATTGCTTGATTATGGTTTAaagtcgggcttcacggtggcagaggggttagtgcgtctgcctcacaatacgaaggtcctgcagtcctgggttcaatcccgggctcgggatctttctgtgtggagtttgcatgttctccccgtgaatgcgtgggttccctccgggtactccggcttcctcccacttccaaagacatgcacctggggataggttgattggcaacactaaattggccctagtgtgtgaatgtgagtgtgaatgttgtctgtctatctgtgttggccctgcgatgaggtggcgacttgtccagggtgtacaccgccttccgcccaattgtagctgagataggcgccagcgccccccgcaaccccaaatgggaataagcggtagaaaatggatggatggatggtttaaagtcatatccaacaattgcgacaacgacttttaccgtcaacatatgcggtcctctccaaggtttctcatagtgaattatatatttataaagcgcttttctctaatgactcaaagcgctttacatagtgaaacccaatatctaagttttacatttaaaccagtgtgggtggcactgggagcaggtgggtaaagtgtcttgcccaaggacacaacagcagtgactaggatggcgggagtgggaatcgaacctgcaacccccaagttgctggcacggccactttaccaaccgagctatatgagacacttgtgatttcgggctatataaataaacattgattgattgattaaaggggaacattatcaccaaaccctgcgatgaggtggcgacttgtccagggtgtaccccgccttccgcccgattgcagctgagataggcgccagcgccccccgcgaccccaaaagggaataagcagtagaaaatggatggatggattatcaccaaacctatgtaagcgtcaatatataccttgatgttgcagaaaaaaagaccatgtatttttttaaccgatatccgaactctaaatgggtgaattttggcaaattaaacgcctttctgtttatctgtcttttagcgttctgacgtcaccgaggtaacacacccgccatattcattttcacattacaaacaccgggtctcagcgctgttattttccgttttttcgactattttttggaaccttggagacatcatgcctcgtcggtgtgttgtcggaggtgtaacaacactaacagggagggattcaagttgcaccactggcaagaaatctgccgccagacccccattgaatgtggcaaagtgtctccacattttaccggcgatgctaagacagacatggcacagagatgtatggataacctgcagatgcatttgctacgattaagtcaacgaaatcacaaaggtgagttttgttgatgttgttgacttatgtgctaatcagacatatttggtcacagcatgactgccagctaatcgaggctaatatgctacgctaatcgaagctaacatgctatttccgctagctgtatgtacatttgaaaccagatacccacatttaatgcgaaacaaacaccaatcgacggatttaagttgctccagtgtcacaagatgcgaaagtcctgatcgtttggtccgcgcattttaccggcgatgctaataaggcagccatgctatgggccacttcattaggtacactcatgctatggccgaatagcgtcaatagctattcgctcaatagcttcaatttcttcttcaatttcgttttcgctatctgcctccatactccgaccatctgtttcaatacatgcgtaatctgttgaatcgcttaagccgctgaaatccgagtctgaatccgagctaatgtcactatatcttgctgtggtaaccgccatgttgtttgtattggcagccctgtatgacgtcacagggaaatggacagtggcatcgcaaatggcgaaaatcaagaactttaaagctttatttagggcaggggtagggaacctatggctctagagccagatgtggctcttttgatgactgcatctggctctcggataaatctgagatgacattgcttaacacgataagtaatgaataattccacttgtaatcacagtgttaaaaataacgttcaaaatataaaacattctcatgcttttttatgttcaagaagttgcattaatggtaagaagtaatttattcattattggttagtatgggtcttgccctcctgggggttcttcagaccaccaagagcctgttttagagttacaatatcgtttttttttatttttctctcagttgctttccagcaattgtctttttctctttcgtcctcactcgctcTCTGGCttcagccccaaccctgtctctcctcctggctgctgcttataacagagagacaagtgattagataacaaggcccaggtgggccatctacgcacctgtcgctgatttcgaggccggtccaggcaacatcctgctttgctgcaggcgcgcaggccacgccccctccacagttcgcttcagaataacaatgttattacaaagaataagagacctattatactctcgaaatgttggtcttacttaaaaatgcacgcctttagtcgtgttcagtgttaaaaaaaatattatatggctccaaATATATAATACTTTTGTCattgattttaaaaaacaacttaattttgtctttttttttgggtGAAATGTAGCATTAATTTTAGGCAAAAGTGACACATACCAGCGTTTCCCGCATGACCGTTATTCATCTTTTAGATACACTGCAAAACTTTCCTGGTCAGTGGACAGAAACTAAAAGCTGATTGTTAAGCAGGCGGACAGTTCCTTGTAAGACTTAAGTACCAGTACAGGAGCCCCTCAAGTCCCttttggcttcacggtgacagaggggttagtgcgtctgcctcacaatacaaaggtcctgcagacctgggttcaaatccaggctcgggatctttctgtgtggagtttgcatgttctccccgtgaatgcgtgggttccctccgggtactccggcttcctcccacttccaaagacatgcacctggggataggttgattggcaacactaaattggccctagtgtgtgaatgtgagtgtgaatgttgtctgtctatctgtgttggccctgcgatgaggtggcgacttgtccagggtgtaccccgccttctggctgaatgcagctgggataggcgccagcgccccccgcgaccccaaaagggaataagcggtagaaaatggatggatggatgtgtgaatgttgtctgtctatctgtgttggccctgcgatgagatggcgacttgtccagggtgtaccccgccttctggctgaatgcagctgggataggctttccagcgccccccgccaccccaaaagggaataagcggtagaaaatggatggatggaattatatggctcttagggaaatacattttaaaatatttggcttcttggctctctcagccaaaaaggttcccgactcctgatttagggatatattttttgaaaaaaaacttccaaaaatacaacaagccactgggaactgattttttattgtttttaacccttttgaaaatgtgataatgttcccctttaactcgaaaaaggttggaaaacactgaTGTAAAGCTTCCCTTTAGGGGACGCTCTTAAATGATTAATGCACATGCCTACCCTCTGTTTGAGGATAATAATAAGGTTGTGATTGAGTTACAAAGCGAGAAAAAGGACCAGCTTTGTCTAATTTCTTTGGCAGGCTCAGAAGGGGGCTTGGCTGCAGCAAACCTGTCAAGAGTCAGTCCGGGCCGGGACaagggtggggtggggtggggatGGGGAAGTTGTATAAAATGGTCGCATGCATGCTGCAGCGCCAACTAACTTGGGAGCGCACGATGAGCACCAAAACAGAGCTTCCAAACTGGCTCCAGTACGACGAGGACTTGACGCCAAACAACGCCGCTCCCAAAAGTTGGATGTGTCATTTCGCCGTGAGAGCCGAGGCGGCGGAGCACCATGCGCCGGGGACGCCGGGCGGCGCGTCCGCCCCGGGGGTCCCCGACTCCGGCCGCGAGGAGGCGGGCGAGACGGCCCCCCACCGCGCGGGGCCGCAGCGGCACCGGCGGGTGGCGGCCAACGCGCGGGAGCGCAGGAGGATGCACGGCCTCAACAAAGCCTTCGACGAGCTGAGGAGCGTCATCCCCTCCCTGGAGAACGAGAAGAAGCTGTCCAAGTACGACACGCTGCAAATGGCGCAGATTTACATCACCGAGCTGTCGGAGATTCTGGCCAGCGTGGTGCAGCGGGAGTGCCGGAGCTCGCACCCCGCGTCCACGGACAAAAGCTCCTGCAGGAGGAACCTGGTGGACACGCTCACGCCGGACCGCAGTCCACGGGCAGAGCGGCGGGACTTGCTCACACTTAATGGGCCTAAATCTGACCTGAACAAAAGCGCGTCTTGCCCCAGCAGTGATGGGGAATCTTCTCACCTCAGTGACATGGAGGAACATTTCAGCAGGAGACTTTAAAATCAATACTAggatatagatcaggggtcgggaacctttttggctaagccaaaaagccaaatgtttccaaaaaagtatttccttaagagccatataatatttttcttaacactgaacacaactaaatgtgtgcatttttaagcaagaccaacatttctagggtataagaggtctcttattctttgtaataacattgttattctgaagctaactgtggagggggtgtgggctgcgggcctgcagcaaactggggtgtgccgggacaggcctcgaaatcagcgacaggtgcgtagatggcccacctgggccttgatatctaatcacctgtcgctctgttataagcagcagccagtaggagagacggggttggggctggagccagagcgcgagcgagaacgaaagacaaaaatacaattgctggacagcaactgagagacttattgaaaaataaaacaatattgtaaccctgaaacaggctctcatgtcggtgtttggtggtctgaagaacccccagagggGCAAGCCACacactaaccatccatccatccatccattttctaccgcttattcccttttggggtcgctggcgcctatctcagctacaatcgggcggaaggcagggtacaccctggacaagtcgccacctcatcgcagggccaacacagatagacagacaacatttacactcccattcacacactagggccaatttagtgttgccaatcaacctatccccaggccaataataattaaatgacttcctaccattacgcaacttcttgaacaggtgcggtagaaaacggatggatggaataaaaatgcatgaaaatgttttatattttgaacgttatttttaacactgtgattacaagtggaattattcattacttatcatgttaagcaatgtcagctcagatttatccgagagccagatgcagtcatcaaaagagccacaagttccctacccctgatatggATCATAGATATaggctctagaacaggggtgcccacactttttctgcaggcgagctacttttcaattgaccaactcgaggggatctacctcatttatatatatcatttatatttatttatttatgaaagagacatttttgtaaacaagttaaatgtgtttaatgataatacaagcatgtgtaacacatataaatgtctttctttcacaaagacaagaatataagttggtgtattacctgattctgatgacttgcattgattggaatcagacagtaatgatgataacgcccacattttcaaacggaggagaaaaaaagttgtcctttctgtacaataccacatgaaagtggttggtttttggcatctaattcatccagcttccatacactttacaagaaaaacattggcggcaaattccgtagcttgcttgattgacattcacggcacccgagggtcttgtgagatgacgctggctgctgccagttcattattatgaaaaaatgacagagaggaaggcgagaaacactttttatttcaacagactttcgcgccgtcccttctgtcaaaactctaaaggccgactgcacatttcctatcttcacaataaaagccctgcttcatgctgcctgcgctaacaaaataagagtgatgtgcacgccagctttctgagggatcgcttgtgcacgccagttttccgagactctgtatttagttagcgcaggcagcatgaagcaaggcttttattgtgaagataggaaatgtgcagtcggcctttagagttttgacggaaggtacggcgcgagagtctgttgaaataaaaagtgtttctcgccttcttctcggtcatattttaataataatgatcttgcagcagccagcgtcatctcacaagaccctccggtaccgtgaatgtcatttaagtgacgtcttggtgaagattgatgatcactaatttttaggtctattttttttaaaagcctggctggagatcgactgacacaccccccgcggtcgactggtagctcgcgatcgacgtaatgggcacccctgctctagaacaatgtttttcaaccactgtgcggcGGCACACTTGTGTGTCgttagatattgtctggtgtgtcgtgggaaatGAAGCAACTTCACATAATTGgtccccaaatattttttttttttgcaaatgaataattataatctgtaaatactgtgccgttccttagtgtccgtgctgtgtagaacttggctatagaactgtgatcccaatatgcacaccacagcgtgcaggtaaaaaaaaaaggtatgtaacgcttaagccaaaaatgaacaaaaggaaaaggcaataaaCTGTAGGATGGctatgtaaaattacagtaaaactgaactggtaacaaagtaaacagaaacagaatgctggacgacagcaaaaacttgcagcgtgtggagcagagacggacggcgtccacaaagtgcatgaCATGgccatcaacaatgtccccacaaagaagaacagcaacaacttcaatagccttgcttgctaacgcaaagcaggtgcggggaatagcgctcaaaggaagacataaaactgctacaggaaaacaccaaaataacagcacaagacaagaactaaagcactacacgcaggaaaacacaaacaaactaaaaataagGCAATaggaggacctggtggagtttaattttttaacgttttctgctggtggagtgcctccggatttttaaatgggaaaaaatgtgccttgtctcaaaaaaggttgaaaaacactggtctagaacacaggtgtcaaactcaaggtctaAGGGCCGAATCCGGCCCGCCATCTTATTTCATGTGGCCCGCGAACACCTGGAAATAATatacgttaataaaatgcttaatctatccatccatccatcttcttccgcttatccgaggtcgggtcgcgggggcagcagcctaagcagggaagacctTCCGGACTTCCCTCTTCCAGCCATTTAGTCTaactcctcctgggggatcccgaggcattcccaggccagccgggagaaatagtcttcctTACTAAATATATTACTTCTttgccttttgacattaaaaatcatgtactgcatgccttttaaaattcaatattatcaaaattaACATATATTATcttgtattccaaaaatatatttgttaaaataCTTTACTTAAATATTTGCTTGACTTATGAATTCATAATAAatgatcaatcaaattgtagactgtaaataGCTTTtgcggagtttttttttttttttttaaacgtaaaaTCAACTTGAtactgtttttttcttctttctagacGTAgtagtaagacactaaaacataaaaaaaaaatcaggcagttctgttgcttgaattttacggCTAAAAATAGTGGGGGGGTTCCATTCAATTTattcaatttttaattttttaactcaaaaccactgcttttactgtaaaattacggtacctgagctgccagtttttttatttgttttttttgccacctatataaaaaaaaaatgtatatatatatatatatatatatgtatattaataacAATGAGTAATGTATATTCATacattactcattgttaaaagcggccctcgGAGGGCAACCATAacagcgatgtggccctcaatgaaaatgagtttgacacccctgctctatgagAACTTTTTTGCACTTTACAGGAGCTGAACCACCATGaatgtcaaaaatatatatattttttgaatacatttttgggaAATACTTATTTTTGGTATTTATGTACACTTATATAACTATATATGGGATTTATGCAGGTTTTTGGAAAATTAAAGAGACTACTGATATTATACTTTGTACACTTTTCATACTTTAcatcagggatattcaactaaattgttctgcgggggggggggcacatttcTAGAAAGCCTCTcaatttactttattttttataatgaTAACCAGCAGGGGACGTTTGTTACACATTTCGGGGAAAAATATAGCCCTGCAATGCGAAACAAGTTTCTTAGGAGGTTAAAATGCCAATGCAAGGATCGGACACACCTTAAAAGTTTTACATCAACAAATGGGTATTTCAAACACAAGCAATATGTTTGAACTGTTCCAAGAtcctttacaccagtggtcccccaaaatccggcccgcgggaagtttaaagtttttttatttgtccGACCGCTTCCacgttagctacctctctttgtttataatgtctattttctggtGGATCTACTCTATATTTTATGCTCCCCtctttttgctgcagctgttttcaggggtgtccaactcattttagctgAGAGGCCGCATGGAgggaaatctgtgcacacgcgggccggactattaaaatcatggcattgaaactaaaaaaatgaagacaacttcagattgttttctttgtcttactttggccaaaaatagaacaaacacgcTCTGAAAATATGACATTTTAAGTATAGAAAAAGATACCCTGCAGTGAtaaagtttagatcaggggtccccaaattaCTGTCCGCAGGCCAAATGCGGCCCGCCAGTGTCCAAAGTCCGGCCCACGGGAAGTCTcaagttttttagttttttatttgtcCTTTCTAATTTATTTTGTATCGCTTGTTACTCTCatggtctcctagccgctcaggcaaatcacattgtctaaaaatttattttgccatcaataacgtgacatcatcgttatatatacatacatacacatatatatatatgtgtgtgtgtgtgtgtgtgggaaaaatcacaagacttcttcatctctacagaactgtttcatgaggggttccctcaatcatcaggagattttaatggaagcattcacatacaatggtttgtgtagggcacagagtgggtgggtacagggaGGCGTAGGGTGTGGTCATTGACtcgttacctaggaggtgtttccgtctgtggcggcatgttgaaatgatttcactgcgcttgttgagggatgatagatctggatgatatataataaacagtttctcttttaagcataggttgcatcttttattatcactgttgtaaggtgtgctggatgcaagaatttgccatgttattgaatattcaacattattgtctttgaggttccaaatgtgtttgctgagttctgtagaattctgcaaagtccgGTTATATGCTCCAAAATATATGcccaaaagtatatatatatatatatatatatatatatatatatatatatatatatatatgtgtgtgtggggggggggggaaatcacaagactacagctctacagaactgtttcatgaggagttcctgacgattgagggaacccctcatgaaacagttctgtagagatgaagtagtcttgtgatttttcccacacgcacatatattgcgctctatcacggtatcgagcactgtatatatatatatacatacatatatatatatatatacatacatacata includes:
- the LOC133552413 gene encoding neurogenic differentiation factor 1-like; amino-acid sequence: MSTKTELPNWLQYDEDLTPNNAAPKSWMCHFAVRAEAAEHHAPGTPGGASAPGVPDSGREEAGETAPHRAGPQRHRRVAANARERRRMHGLNKAFDELRSVIPSLENEKKLSKYDTLQMAQIYITELSEILASVVQRECRSSHPASTDKSSCRRNLVDTLTPDRSPRAERRDLLTLNGPKSDLNKSASCPSSDGESSHLSDMEEHFSRRL